The following are encoded in a window of Strigops habroptila isolate Jane chromosome 9, bStrHab1.2.pri, whole genome shotgun sequence genomic DNA:
- the ZNF710 gene encoding zinc finger protein 710 isoform X2 gives MDRFTECGTQTDAVVVLSLAQAAVLGLVSENELLGATVSPAGFFPALGEELPDAAEPEGEGPAAGDGQEEDALEAESPLEKHTRRRKRPPVRLVPKVKSEKAEAEDETPCEVPVPVEEEGERQRGRRAPQQDPGPECAVQSSAVKMIDLGAFGRKPRRLRHLRQHTHLELEGSKRRLGGAGAADGSPAGALQTECALEAGAASPGEAEAPASPEPVKNEPGCGWQEPGELEPAGATSERNKKAQLDRLDINVQIDDSYLVEAGDRQKRWQCRMCEKSYTSKYNLVTHILGHNGIKPHSCPHCSKLFKQPSHLQTHLLTHQGTRPHKCGVCSKAFTQTSHLKRHMLLHTDIKPYSCRFCGRGFAYPSELKAHEVKHESGRCHVCVECGLDFSTLTQLKRHLSTHQGPTLYQCLECSKSFHYRSQLQNHMLKHQNVRPFVCTECGMEFSQIHHLKQHSLTHKGVKEFKCEVCGREFTLQANMKRHMLIHTSVRPYQCHICFKTFVQKQTLKTHMIVHSPVKPFKCKVCGKSFNRMYNLLGHMHLHAGSKPFKCPYCSSKFNLKGNLSRHMKVKHGVMDISLDSQDPMMDLAGADHAELDGQQEMDDFEEENSYGYGGVGNPPDEHALTEQAMKEMAYYNML, from the exons ATGGATCGCTTCACGGAGTGCGGGACGCAGACGGACGCGGTGGTGGTGCTGTCCCTGGCGCAGGCCGCGGTCCTGGGCTTGGTGTCGGAGAATGAGCTGCTCGGCGCCACTGTCAGCCCCGCCGGCTTCTTCCCGGCACTGGGCGAGGAGCTGCCGGACGCGGCGGAGCCGGAGGGCGAGGGCCCGGCAGCCGGGGAcgggcaggaggaggatgccCTGGAGGCAGAGTCCCCCCTGGAGAAGCACACGCGGCGGAGGAAGCGGCCCCCCGTGAGGCTGGTGCCCAAGGTCAAGAGCGAGAAGGCGGAGGCAGAGGACGAGACACCGTGTGAGGTGCCGGTGCCCGTGGAGGAGGAGGGCGAGCGGCAGCGCGGGCGCCGGGCCCCGCAGCAGGACCCTGGCCCAGAGTGCGCGGTGCAGAGCAGCGCCGTGAAGATGATCGACCTGGGAGCCTTCGGCAGGAAGCCGCGGCGCCTGCGGCACCTGCGCCAGCACACACACCTCGAGCTGGAGGGCTCCAAGCGCCGCCTCGGCGGTGCCGGCGCGGCCGACGGCAGCCCCGCGGGGGCCCTGCAGACCGAATGCGCGCTCGAGGCGGGCGCTGCGTCCCCCGGCGAGGCCGAGGCACCCGCGTCCCCTGAGCCCGTGAAGAACGAGCCGGGCTGCGGGTGGCAGGAGCCGGGCGAGCTGGAGCCGGCCGGAGCCACCAGTGAGCGCAACAAGAAGGCGCAGCTGGACCGGCTGGACATCAACGTGCAGATCGACGACTCCTACCTGGTGGAGGCGGGTGACCGGCAGAAGCGCTGGCAGTGCCGCATGTGCGAGAAGTCCTACACCTCCAAGTACAACCTGGTGACGCACATCCTGGGCCACAACGGCATCAAGCCGCACTCCTGCCCGCACTGCAGCAAGCTGTTCAAGCAGCCCAGCCACCTGCAGACCCACCTCCTGACCCACCAGGGCACGCGGCCCCACAAGTGCGGGGTGTGCAGCAAGGCCTTCACCCAGACCAGCCACCTCAAGCGGCACATGCTGCTGCACACCGACATCAAGCCCTACAGCTGCCGCTTCTGCGGCCGCGGCTTCGCCTACCCCAGCGAGCTGAAGGCGCATGAGGTGAAGCACGAGAGCGGGCGCTGCCACGTCTGCGTGGAGTGCGGGCTGGACTTCTCCACGCTCACCCAGCTGAAGCGGCACCTCTCCACGCACCAGGGCCCCACACTCTACCAGTGCCTGGAGTGCAGCAAGTCCTTCCACTACCGCAGCCAGCTGCAGAACCACATGCTGAAGCACCAGAACGTCCGGCCCTTCGTCTGCACCGAGTGCGGGATGGAGTTCAGCCAGATCCACCACCTCAAGCAGCACTCCCTCACGCACAAG GGTGTGAAGGAGTTCAAGTGTGAGGTGTGCGGGCGGGAGTTCACCCTCCAGGCCAACATGAAGCGGCACATGCTGATCCACACCAGCGTCCGCCCCTACCAGTGCCACATCTGCTTCAAGACCTTCGTGCAGAAGCAGACGCTCAAGACCCACATGATTGTGCACTCACCAGTGAAGCCATTCAAATGCAAG GTCTGCGGGAAGTCCTTCAATCGCATGTACAACCTGCTGGGGCACATGCACCTGCATGCAGGGAGCAAGCCCTTCAAGTGCCCGTACTGCTCCAGCAAGTTCAACCTGAAGGGCAACCTCAGCCGGCACATGAAGGTCAAGCACGGCGTGATGGACATCAGCCTGGACAGCCAAG ATCCCATGATGGACCTGGCCGGGGCTGACCACGCCGAGCTGGACGGGCAGCAGGAGATGGACGACTTCGAGGAGGAGAACTCTTACGGCTACGGGGGGGTGGGCAACCCTCCGGACGAGCACGCCCTGACCGAGCAGGCCATGAAGGAGATGGCGTACTACAACATGTTGtag
- the IDH2 gene encoding isocitrate dehydrogenase [NADP], mitochondrial, which yields MAARYLRAAPVLSRLVRCPLPAASVGQRRHYADKRIKVANPVVEMDGDEMTRIIWAFIKDKLILPNVDVQLKYFDLGLPHRDKTDDQVTIDSALATKKYSVAVKCATITPDEARVEEFKLKKMWKSPNGTIRNILGGTVFREPIVCKNIPRLVPGWTKPITIGRHAHGDQYKATDFLVDKPGTFKIIFTPKDGSGAKEWEVFNFPTGGVGMGMYNTDESISGFAHSCFQYAIQKKWPLYLSTKNTILKAYDGRFKDIFQEIFDKHYKTEFDKLKIWYEHRLIDDMVAQVLKSSGGFVWACKNYDGDVQSDILAQGFGSLGLMTSVLVCPDGKTIEAEAAHGTVTRHYREHQKGRPTSTNPIASIFAWTRGLEHRGKLDSNPELIKFAQTLERVCVETVESGTMTKDLAGCIHGLANVKLNEHFVNTTDFLDTIKNNLDRALGKK from the exons ATGGCCGCCCGTTACCTTCGCGCTGCTCCGGTGCTGAGCCGCTTGGTCCgctgccccctccccgccgctTCCGTGGGGCAGCGCCGGCACT ATGCCGACAAGCGGATCAAGGTGGCCAACCCGGTGGTGGAGATGGACGGGGATGAGATGACGCGGATCATCTGGGCCTTCATCAAGGACAAG CTCATCCTGCCCAACGTGGACGTCCAGCTGAAGTATTTTGACCTGGGGCTGCCGCACCGGGACAAGACGGATGatcaggtcaccatcgactcGGCGCTGGCCACTAAGAAGTACAGCGTGGCCGTCAAGTGTGCCACCATCACGCCGGATGAGGCCAGGGTGGAAG AGTTCAAGCTGAAGAAGATGTGGAAGAGCCCCAACGGCACCATCCGGAACATCCTGGGAGGGACAGTGTTCCGGGAGCCCATCGTCTGCAAGAACATCCCGCGCCTGGTGCCCGGCTGGACCAAGCCCATCACCATTGGCCGGCATGCCCATGGCGACCAG tACAAAGCCACCGACTTCCTGGTGGACAAGCCCGGGACGTTCAAGATCATCTTCACGCCGAAAGACGGCAGCGGGGCGAAGGAGTGGGAGGTGTTCAACTTCCCCACCGGCGGCGTGGGCATGGGCATGTACAACACGGACGAG TCCATCTCGGGCTTCGCTCACAGCTGCTTCCAGTACGCCATCCAGAAGAAGTGGCCTCTCTACCTGAGCACCAAGAACACCATCCTCAAGGCCTACGACGGGCGCTTCAAAGACATCTTCCAGGAGATCTTCGATAA GCACTACAAGACTGAGTTTGACAAGCTGAAGATCTGGTATGAGCACCGGCTCATCGATGACATGGTGGCCCAGGTTCTCAAGTCCTCCGGCGGCTTTGTCTGGGCATGCAAGAACTATGATGGGGACGTCCAGTCAGACATCCTGGCCCAAG gctTTGGCTCCCTGGGGCTGatgacctcagtgctggtgTGTCCGGACGGGAAGACCATCGAGGCCGAGGCGGCCCACGGCACCGTCACCCGCCACTACCGGGAGCACCAGAAG GGACGACCCACCAGCACGAACCCCATTGCCAGCATCTTTGCCTGGACGCGTGGCCTGGAGCACCGGGGCAAGCTGGACAGTAACCCTGAGCTGATCAA GTTCGCCCAGACGCTGGAGAGGGTCTGTGTGGAGACAGTGGAGAGCGGGACAATGACGAAGGACCTCGCCGGCTGCATCCACGGCCTGGCCAA TGTGAAGCTGAACGAGCACTTTGTGAACACCACCGACTTCCTGGACACCATCAAGAACAACCTGGACAGGGCCCTGGGCAAGAAGTAG
- the ZNF710 gene encoding zinc finger protein 710 isoform X1 yields MRQECLWSSTCRRGAGDHDSVGRRRDMDRFTECGTQTDAVVVLSLAQAAVLGLVSENELLGATVSPAGFFPALGEELPDAAEPEGEGPAAGDGQEEDALEAESPLEKHTRRRKRPPVRLVPKVKSEKAEAEDETPCEVPVPVEEEGERQRGRRAPQQDPGPECAVQSSAVKMIDLGAFGRKPRRLRHLRQHTHLELEGSKRRLGGAGAADGSPAGALQTECALEAGAASPGEAEAPASPEPVKNEPGCGWQEPGELEPAGATSERNKKAQLDRLDINVQIDDSYLVEAGDRQKRWQCRMCEKSYTSKYNLVTHILGHNGIKPHSCPHCSKLFKQPSHLQTHLLTHQGTRPHKCGVCSKAFTQTSHLKRHMLLHTDIKPYSCRFCGRGFAYPSELKAHEVKHESGRCHVCVECGLDFSTLTQLKRHLSTHQGPTLYQCLECSKSFHYRSQLQNHMLKHQNVRPFVCTECGMEFSQIHHLKQHSLTHKGVKEFKCEVCGREFTLQANMKRHMLIHTSVRPYQCHICFKTFVQKQTLKTHMIVHSPVKPFKCKVCGKSFNRMYNLLGHMHLHAGSKPFKCPYCSSKFNLKGNLSRHMKVKHGVMDISLDSQDPMMDLAGADHAELDGQQEMDDFEEENSYGYGGVGNPPDEHALTEQAMKEMAYYNML; encoded by the exons ATGCGCCAGGAGTGTCTTTGGAGCTCCACGTGCAGGAGAGGCGCGGGCGA CCATGACAGCGTAGGCAGGCGGCGAGACATGGATCGCTTCACGGAGTGCGGGACGCAGACGGACGCGGTGGTGGTGCTGTCCCTGGCGCAGGCCGCGGTCCTGGGCTTGGTGTCGGAGAATGAGCTGCTCGGCGCCACTGTCAGCCCCGCCGGCTTCTTCCCGGCACTGGGCGAGGAGCTGCCGGACGCGGCGGAGCCGGAGGGCGAGGGCCCGGCAGCCGGGGAcgggcaggaggaggatgccCTGGAGGCAGAGTCCCCCCTGGAGAAGCACACGCGGCGGAGGAAGCGGCCCCCCGTGAGGCTGGTGCCCAAGGTCAAGAGCGAGAAGGCGGAGGCAGAGGACGAGACACCGTGTGAGGTGCCGGTGCCCGTGGAGGAGGAGGGCGAGCGGCAGCGCGGGCGCCGGGCCCCGCAGCAGGACCCTGGCCCAGAGTGCGCGGTGCAGAGCAGCGCCGTGAAGATGATCGACCTGGGAGCCTTCGGCAGGAAGCCGCGGCGCCTGCGGCACCTGCGCCAGCACACACACCTCGAGCTGGAGGGCTCCAAGCGCCGCCTCGGCGGTGCCGGCGCGGCCGACGGCAGCCCCGCGGGGGCCCTGCAGACCGAATGCGCGCTCGAGGCGGGCGCTGCGTCCCCCGGCGAGGCCGAGGCACCCGCGTCCCCTGAGCCCGTGAAGAACGAGCCGGGCTGCGGGTGGCAGGAGCCGGGCGAGCTGGAGCCGGCCGGAGCCACCAGTGAGCGCAACAAGAAGGCGCAGCTGGACCGGCTGGACATCAACGTGCAGATCGACGACTCCTACCTGGTGGAGGCGGGTGACCGGCAGAAGCGCTGGCAGTGCCGCATGTGCGAGAAGTCCTACACCTCCAAGTACAACCTGGTGACGCACATCCTGGGCCACAACGGCATCAAGCCGCACTCCTGCCCGCACTGCAGCAAGCTGTTCAAGCAGCCCAGCCACCTGCAGACCCACCTCCTGACCCACCAGGGCACGCGGCCCCACAAGTGCGGGGTGTGCAGCAAGGCCTTCACCCAGACCAGCCACCTCAAGCGGCACATGCTGCTGCACACCGACATCAAGCCCTACAGCTGCCGCTTCTGCGGCCGCGGCTTCGCCTACCCCAGCGAGCTGAAGGCGCATGAGGTGAAGCACGAGAGCGGGCGCTGCCACGTCTGCGTGGAGTGCGGGCTGGACTTCTCCACGCTCACCCAGCTGAAGCGGCACCTCTCCACGCACCAGGGCCCCACACTCTACCAGTGCCTGGAGTGCAGCAAGTCCTTCCACTACCGCAGCCAGCTGCAGAACCACATGCTGAAGCACCAGAACGTCCGGCCCTTCGTCTGCACCGAGTGCGGGATGGAGTTCAGCCAGATCCACCACCTCAAGCAGCACTCCCTCACGCACAAG GGTGTGAAGGAGTTCAAGTGTGAGGTGTGCGGGCGGGAGTTCACCCTCCAGGCCAACATGAAGCGGCACATGCTGATCCACACCAGCGTCCGCCCCTACCAGTGCCACATCTGCTTCAAGACCTTCGTGCAGAAGCAGACGCTCAAGACCCACATGATTGTGCACTCACCAGTGAAGCCATTCAAATGCAAG GTCTGCGGGAAGTCCTTCAATCGCATGTACAACCTGCTGGGGCACATGCACCTGCATGCAGGGAGCAAGCCCTTCAAGTGCCCGTACTGCTCCAGCAAGTTCAACCTGAAGGGCAACCTCAGCCGGCACATGAAGGTCAAGCACGGCGTGATGGACATCAGCCTGGACAGCCAAG ATCCCATGATGGACCTGGCCGGGGCTGACCACGCCGAGCTGGACGGGCAGCAGGAGATGGACGACTTCGAGGAGGAGAACTCTTACGGCTACGGGGGGGTGGGCAACCCTCCGGACGAGCACGCCCTGACCGAGCAGGCCATGAAGGAGATGGCGTACTACAACATGTTGtag